Proteins encoded in a region of the Vicia villosa cultivar HV-30 ecotype Madison, WI linkage group LG5, Vvil1.0, whole genome shotgun sequence genome:
- the LOC131602637 gene encoding dolichol-phosphate mannosyltransferase subunit 1-like → MDTQKQKNKYSIIVPTYNERLNISLIIYLIFKHLPDVDFEVIVVDDGSPDGTQDIVKQLQQVYGEDRILLRARPRKMGLGTAYIHGMKHASGNFVVIMDADLSHHPKYLPGFLRKQLETGADIVTGTRYVKDGGVHGWNLMRKLTSRGANVLAHTLLWPGVSDLTGSFRLYKKSVLEDIISCCVSKGYVFQMEMIVRASRKGYHIEEVPITFVDRVYGSSKLGGSEIVEYLKGLVYLLITT, encoded by the exons ATGGATACGCAGAAGCAGAAAAACAAGTACAGTATAATTGTTCCTACATATAACGAACGACTCAACATAAGCCTCATTATTTACCTTATATTCAAACACCTTCC AGATGTTGATTTTGAAGTTATTGTTGTCGACGACGGGAGTCCTGATGGAACTCAGGATATTGTGAAACAACTGCAGCAGGTTTACGGAGAAGATCGGATT TTGTTAAGAGCGAGACCTAGGAAGATGGGTTTAG GAACGGCCTATATTCATGGCATGAAGCATGCATCTGGAAATTTTGTTGTCATTATGGATGCCGATCTATCACACCAT CCAAAATATTTGCCTGGCTTCCTTAG AAAGCAGTTGGAAACTGGTGCTGATATAGTTACAGGGACTCGTTATGTTAAAGACGGTGGTGTGCATGGATGGAATCTTATGCGCAAACTAACAAGCAGGGGAGCAAATGTTCTTGCACACACACTTTTATGGCCTGGTGTCTCAGATTTGACAGGGTCTTTTAG acTTTATAAGAAATCAGTGCTCGAAGATATCATTAGTTGCTGCGTTAGCAAGGGATATGTCTTTCAAATGGAGATGATAGTAAGAGCATCCAGAAAAGGGTACCATATCGAAGAG GTACCAATCACGTTTGTTGATAGAGTCTATGGAAGTTCAAAGCTTGGTGGATCAGAGATTGTTGAATACCTGAAAGGCCTAGTATATCTTCTCATAACAACataa
- the LOC131602634 gene encoding magnesium-chelatase subunit ChlI, chloroplastic-like isoform X1 translates to MASALRTSSIATLSSIHHSCPSTHSLSLTKGQVYVNKFWGGIGFHEVKGKSQFSVLSVATEINSPQQHNQIQRIVSKESQRPVYPFSAIVGQDEMKLCLLLNVIDPKIGGVMIMGDRGTGKSTTVRSLVDLLPEIKVVAGDPYNSDPEDPEFMSIEVRERVLKGEQLEVVFAKINMVDLPLGATEDRVCGTIDIEKALTEGVKAFEPGLLAKANRGILYVDEVNLLDDHLVDVLLDSAASGWNTVEREGISIAHPARFILIGSGNPEEGELRPQLLDRFGMHAQVGTVREAELRVKIVEERVRFDKNPNEFRDSYKAEQEKLEQQITSARSFLASVEIDHELKVKISQVCADLNVDGLRGDIVTNRAAKALSALKGRDRVSAEDIAIVIPNCLRHRLRKDPLESIDSGLLVIEKFYEVFS, encoded by the exons ATGGCATCCGCTTTGCGAACTTCTTCAATTGCAACCTTGTCTTCAATACATCACTCTTGCCCTTCCACTCATTCTCTCTCCCTAACCAAAG GGCAAGTATATGTGAATAAGTTTTGGGGTGGAATTGGATTTCATGAAGTTAAAGGAAAGTCTCAGTTTTCAGTTCTGAGTGTTGCCACTGAAATTAACTCTCCTCAACAG CATAATCAGATTCAGAGGATTGTTTCTAAAGAAAGCCAAAGGCCGGTGTACCCGTTTTCTGCAATAGTTGGACAGGATGAGATGAAGCTTTGTCTCCTGCTAAATGTGATTGATCCAAAGATCGGAGGTGTAATGATCATGGGCGATAGGGGAACCGGGAAATCTACAACTGTTAGGTCATTAGTCGATTTGCTTCCTGAAATCAAGGTTGTTGCTGGCGATCCATATAATTCAGATCCAGAAGATCCAGAATTCATGAGTATTGAAGTAAGAGAGCGTGTGTTGAAAGGAGAACAGCTTGAAGTTGTGTTTGCCAAAATTAACATGGTGGATTTACCGTTGGGAGCTACAGAAGACCGAGTTTGTGGGACGATTGATATTGAAAAAGCACTGACGGAGGGTGTGAAGGCGTTTGAGCCTGGTTTACTGGCGAAAGCTAATAGGGGAATTCTGTATGTAGATGAAGTTAATCTCTTGGATGATCACTTAGTTGATGTCTTATTGGATTCTGCTGCATCGGGTTGGAACACGGTGGAGAGAGAAGGTATTTCAATCGCGCATCCTGCTCGGTTCATTCTTATTGGTTCGGGAAATCCTGAAGAAGGGGAACTCAGGCCACAGCTGTTGGATAGGTTTGGAATGCATGCTCAAGTGGGGACTGTGAGGGAGGCTGAGCTAAGAGTGAAGATTGTGGAGGAGAGAGTGCGTTTTGATAAAAATCCGAATGAGTTTCGAGATTCTTACAAAGCTGAGCAGGAAAAGCTCGAGCAACAAATTACCTCCGCAAGGAGTTTTCTTGCTTCTGTTGAAATAGACCATGAACTCAAGGTGAAAATCTCTCAGGTTTGTGCAGATTTGAATGTGGATGGATTAAGAGGAGATATTGTAACGAATAGAGCTGCAAAAGCTCTTTCTGCCCTCAAGGGAAGAGATAGAGTAAGTGCAGAGGATATCGCTATTGTCATTCCTAACTGCTTGAGACACCGTCTTCGAAAGGATCCGTTGGAGTCTATAGACTCGGGTTTACTTGTCATTGAGAAATTTTATGAGGTATTCAGCTGA
- the LOC131602634 gene encoding magnesium-chelatase subunit ChlI, chloroplastic-like isoform X2 translates to MASALRTSSIATLSSIHHSCPSTHSLSLTKGQVYVNKFWGGIGFHEVKGKSQFSVLSVATEINSPQQIQRIVSKESQRPVYPFSAIVGQDEMKLCLLLNVIDPKIGGVMIMGDRGTGKSTTVRSLVDLLPEIKVVAGDPYNSDPEDPEFMSIEVRERVLKGEQLEVVFAKINMVDLPLGATEDRVCGTIDIEKALTEGVKAFEPGLLAKANRGILYVDEVNLLDDHLVDVLLDSAASGWNTVEREGISIAHPARFILIGSGNPEEGELRPQLLDRFGMHAQVGTVREAELRVKIVEERVRFDKNPNEFRDSYKAEQEKLEQQITSARSFLASVEIDHELKVKISQVCADLNVDGLRGDIVTNRAAKALSALKGRDRVSAEDIAIVIPNCLRHRLRKDPLESIDSGLLVIEKFYEVFS, encoded by the exons ATGGCATCCGCTTTGCGAACTTCTTCAATTGCAACCTTGTCTTCAATACATCACTCTTGCCCTTCCACTCATTCTCTCTCCCTAACCAAAG GGCAAGTATATGTGAATAAGTTTTGGGGTGGAATTGGATTTCATGAAGTTAAAGGAAAGTCTCAGTTTTCAGTTCTGAGTGTTGCCACTGAAATTAACTCTCCTCAACAG ATTCAGAGGATTGTTTCTAAAGAAAGCCAAAGGCCGGTGTACCCGTTTTCTGCAATAGTTGGACAGGATGAGATGAAGCTTTGTCTCCTGCTAAATGTGATTGATCCAAAGATCGGAGGTGTAATGATCATGGGCGATAGGGGAACCGGGAAATCTACAACTGTTAGGTCATTAGTCGATTTGCTTCCTGAAATCAAGGTTGTTGCTGGCGATCCATATAATTCAGATCCAGAAGATCCAGAATTCATGAGTATTGAAGTAAGAGAGCGTGTGTTGAAAGGAGAACAGCTTGAAGTTGTGTTTGCCAAAATTAACATGGTGGATTTACCGTTGGGAGCTACAGAAGACCGAGTTTGTGGGACGATTGATATTGAAAAAGCACTGACGGAGGGTGTGAAGGCGTTTGAGCCTGGTTTACTGGCGAAAGCTAATAGGGGAATTCTGTATGTAGATGAAGTTAATCTCTTGGATGATCACTTAGTTGATGTCTTATTGGATTCTGCTGCATCGGGTTGGAACACGGTGGAGAGAGAAGGTATTTCAATCGCGCATCCTGCTCGGTTCATTCTTATTGGTTCGGGAAATCCTGAAGAAGGGGAACTCAGGCCACAGCTGTTGGATAGGTTTGGAATGCATGCTCAAGTGGGGACTGTGAGGGAGGCTGAGCTAAGAGTGAAGATTGTGGAGGAGAGAGTGCGTTTTGATAAAAATCCGAATGAGTTTCGAGATTCTTACAAAGCTGAGCAGGAAAAGCTCGAGCAACAAATTACCTCCGCAAGGAGTTTTCTTGCTTCTGTTGAAATAGACCATGAACTCAAGGTGAAAATCTCTCAGGTTTGTGCAGATTTGAATGTGGATGGATTAAGAGGAGATATTGTAACGAATAGAGCTGCAAAAGCTCTTTCTGCCCTCAAGGGAAGAGATAGAGTAAGTGCAGAGGATATCGCTATTGTCATTCCTAACTGCTTGAGACACCGTCTTCGAAAGGATCCGTTGGAGTCTATAGACTCGGGTTTACTTGTCATTGAGAAATTTTATGAGGTATTCAGCTGA
- the LOC131602636 gene encoding nudix hydrolase 15, mitochondrial-like produces MNSILRTITTTLIPRTIPVSKFMDSSPNATIGGSQRLLALAQHLRLYKPPPFPEDIFEQSIEDSGSGKVVSQLGFPESATTIQHPEKFKPKKAAVLICLFEGDHGDLRVILTKRSSKLSSHSGEVSLPGGKADEGDKDDADTAKREANEEIGLDPELVNVVTVLEPFLSKHLLRVVPVIGILHDKKAFRPVLNPAEVESVFDAPLEMFLKDENRSQEEREWMGEKYLIHFFDYDDIEQKKYLIWGLTAGILIRAASVVYQRPPVFIEQNPKFKLPQVVSKDSSMT; encoded by the exons ATGAATTCCATTTTAAGAACAATAACAACAACGTTAATACCAAGAACAATCCCTGTCTCCAAATTCATGGATTCTTCTCCCAACGCCACCATTGGAGGATCTCAGAGGCTTCTAGCTTTGGCACAACACCTTCGCCTCTACAAGCCACCACCTTTCCCTGAAGATATCTTCGAACAGAGCATTGAAGATAGTGGTAGCGGCAAAGTTGTATCTCAATTGGGTTTTCCTGAATCAGCCACCACAATTCAACACCCGGAGAAATTCAAACCTAAGAAAGCTGCGGTTTTGATTTGTCTCTTTGAAGGTGATCATGGGGATCTAAGGGTTATTCTCACTAAGCGGTCTTCTAAGCTTTCTTCTCATTCGG GTGAAGTGTCTTTGCCAGGCGGGAAGGCTGATGAAGGGGATAAGGATGACGCGGATACTGCGAAAAGAGAGGCAAATGAGGAAATTGGGTTGGATCCTGAACTTGTCAATGTTGTTACTGTTCTTGAACCATTCTTGTCTAAG CACCTTCTAAGAGTAGTTCCTGTCATCGGCATACTTCATGATAAAAAAGCGTTCAGACCTGTTCTGAATCCTGCAGAAGTGGAATCAGTATTTGACGCGCCTTTAGAAATGTTTCTCAAG GATGAAAATCGGAGTCAGGAGGAGAGAGAGTGGATGGGAGAGAagtatttgatacatttttttgacTACGACGACATTGAGCAGAAAAAATATCTGATATGGGGATTGACCGCCGGGATTTTGATTAGGGCTGCATCAGTTGTGTACCAACGGCCACCTGTTTTCATTGAGCAGAATCCGAAATTCAAGCTTCCACAGGTTGTAAGCAAGGACAGTTCAATGACTTGA
- the LOC131602638 gene encoding glutamate receptor 2.7-like: MHFSFITPQALSRTCFLTYLFISLVFINGYQADITSGDNKVIPIGAMIDINSRVGKEQRIAMDIAAQNYNNTSNTYKLALHFQEPTKNSFRANEAEEMIKKKVEVIVGMQTWTEAASVAEVLHEAEVEIPIISFVAPTVTPPLMSIRWPSLVRLATNGTAYVKCIADLVHVYDWHSVVAIYEDDAYGGDSGMLAVLSEALQEIDSTIEYRLALPSLTYLRDPGTFIRDELFKITENTQSRVFIVLQSSLEMAIRLFKEASQMGLVDGDSVWIISESVTNLLDSVNKSSISYMQGALGIKNYYSENSNEFKDFEARFRRAFRDRYPDEDNRDPGYYALQAYDSIQMVGHAIDRMASGNGNQKKTLLQELVSSDFLGLSGKIQFESEQLLQNPTLRIVNVDGKSYRELDYWTLENGFFTNISTGIGKNGGSRNAESLSSVVIWPGKLQGVPKGWNLPTKQKPLRIAVPGRTSFSKFVKVDYDEQGNPKYSGFCIEIFDKVLELLGYDLPHEYYPINGTYSDLVQLVYNKTYDGVVGDMTILAERLQYVDFTVPYAESGLSMIVTEKSQESAWMFVKPFTWQLWVATGAILIYTMTVVWYLEKDDNQEFQGTWKKQISTSFLFTFSSLFFAHREKMHSNLSRVVMVSWLFLVLILNSSYTASLSSMLTVQQLQTNVTGIEWLKKNNMKIGCDGDSFVRTYLEQVEKFKPGNIINISNENYYDPVFKNNSIAAAFLELPYEKVYISKYCKGYSASTPTTRFGGLGFMFQKGSPLVRDVSKAILQLLEKGEVRKLEDIWLNPDTCSKNLNSENTESLKLGSLWILYVISGATSTICFIVSAIHSLKSSQTPNDDSQEINGCRNYVSRWKRMVKLTSKIYNRKLNIASMVKQDVTDCPSSTLDEHQQGMALQLPEIITVSEHQQGMALQLPEIITVSSPPIQ; this comes from the exons ATGCATTTCTCTTTCATTACTCCTCAAGCACTATCAAGAACTTGTTTTCTCACCTATTTATTCATCTCCTTAGTTTTCATCAATGGCTATCAAGCTGATATTACAAGTGGAGACAACAAAGTTATACCGATCGGTGCAATGATCGATATTAACTCTCGAGTCGGGAAAGAACAAAGAATAGCCATGGATATTGCAGCTCAAAATTACAATAACACTTCAAATACCTACAAGCTTGCTCTCCATTTTCAAGAACCTACCAAGAATTCCTTCAGAGCCAATGAAGCTGAAGAGATGATCAAAAAGAAGGTGGAAGTGATTGTAGGGATGCAAACATGGACAGAAGCAGCTTCAGTGGCTGAAGTACTACATGAAGCTGAAGTTGAAATTCCTATCATATCCTTTGTAGCACCTACAGTTACTCCGCCGTTGATGTCGATTCGATGGCCGTCTTTGGTGAGACTAGCTACCAATGGAACAGCATATGTAAAATGCATAGCAGATTTGGTTCATGTTTATGATTGGCATAGTGTGGTTGCCATCTATGAAGATGATGCCTATGGTGGTGATTCCGGGATGCTAGCAGTTCTATCCGAGGCCCTCCAAGAGATTGATTCGACGATTGAATATCGTTTGGCTTTGCCATCGCTTACTTATCTGCGCGATCCAGGAACGTTTATTCGTGACGAGCTGTTTAAGATAACTGAAAACACGCAGTCTCGAGTATTCATTGTATTGCAATCGTCGTTAGAAATGGCGATTCGTTTGTTTAAGGAAGCTTCACAAATGGGACTAGTGGATGGAGATTCGGTTTGGATAATCTCTGAGAGCGTAACGAATTTACTGGATTCTGTCAATAAGTCTAGTATTTCGTATATGCAAGGAGCTTTAGGAATCAAGAACTACTACTCAGAAAACAGCAATGAGTTTAAAGATTTCGAAGCTCGGTTTAGGCGAGCTTTTCGGGACAGGTATCCGGACGAAGATAACCGCGATCCGGGGTATTACGCTTTGCAAGCATATGACAGCATTCAAATGGTTGGACATGCAATAGACAGAATGGCCAGTGGCAATGGTAATCAGAAAAAGACTTTGCTGCAAGAATTAGTCTCGAGCGATTTTCTTGGTTTAAGCGGAAAAATTCAATTTGAATCAGAACAGCTTTTGCAGAATCCTACTTTGAGGATAGTAAATGTAGATGGGAAGAGTTACAGAGAATTAGACTATTGGACTCTAGAAAATGGATTCTTCACTAACATTTCCACAGGAATAGGTAAAAACGGCGGTTCTAGGAACGCGGAGAGTTTAAGCAGTGTAGTAATTTGGCCTGGAAAGTTGCAAGGAGTTCCAAAGGGATGGAACCTTCCTACTAAACAAAAACCATTGAGAATCGCGGTCCCTGGTAGAACTTCATTTTCCAAATTCGTCAAGGTCGATTATGATGAGCAAGGAAATCCAAAATATAGTGGATTTTGCATTGAAATTTTCGATAAGGTTTTGGAGCTTTTGGGTTATGATCTTCCACATGAATACTATCCTATCAATGGAACCTATTCTGATCTGGTTCAACTTGTTTATAACAAG ACTTACGACGGTGTTGTTGGCGACATGACCATACTGGCAGAGAGATTGCAATATGTAGATTTTACTGTACCGTATGCAGAATCAGGATTGTCGATGATAGTTACGGAAAAGTCGCAAGAATCAGCATGGATGTTTGTGAAGCCCTTCACATGGCAACTATGGGTGGCaactggtgccatcttgatttatACAATGACAGTAGTGTGGTACCTGGAGAAAGATGATAATCAAGAGTTTCAAGGCACTTGGAAAAAGCAAATCAGCACTTCTTTTTTGTTTACTTTCTCCTCGCTATTCTTTGCTCATA GGGAGAAAATGCATAGCAATTTATCTCGCGTAGTGATGGTATCGTGGCTGTTTCTAGTTTTGATTCTTAATTCGAGCTACACTGCGAGTCTTTCTTCAATGCTtacagttcaacaacttcaaACAAATGTCACTGGCATTGAGTGGCTGAAGAAAAACAACATGAAAATTGGTTGTGATGGAGATTCATTCGTTAGGACATACCTTGAGCAAGTCGAAAAATTCAAGCCAGGGAACATCATAAACATTAGCAATGAAAACTATTATGACCCTGTATTCAAAAACAACTCAATTGCCGCTGCGTTTCTCGAACTCCCTTACGAGAAAGTATACATCAGTAAATACTGCAAGGGGTATTCGGCTTCTACGCCTACCACAAGATTCGGAGGACTTGGATTT ATGTTCCAGAAAGGCTCCCCCTTGGTCAGAGATGTTTCAAAAGCTATTTTGCAGCTCTTAGAGAAGGGGGAAGTGAGGAAATTAGAAGATATATGGTTGAATCCGGACACATGCTCCAAGAATTTGAACTCCGAGAATACAGAAAGTTTGAAGCTAGGAAGTCTATGGATTCTCTATGTGATTTCTGGTGCAACTTCTACTATTTGTTTTATAGTTTCGGCCATCCATTCTCTAAAATCTAGTCAAACACCAAATGATGACTCGCAAGAAATTAATGGCTGCAGAAATTATGTGAGCAGATGGAAAAGGATGGTTAAGTTAACTAGTAAGATTTATAACAGAAAGCTTAATATAGCAAGCATGGTGAAGCAAGATGTTACTGATTGTCCTTCCAGTACCCTTGATGAGCATCAGCAGGGAATGGCTCTTCAATTACCAGAAATTATAACAGTCTCTGAGCATCAGCAGGGAATGGCTCTTCAATTACCAGAAATCATAACAGTCTCTTCCCCACCAATACAGTAA
- the LOC131602639 gene encoding apoptosis inhibitor 5-like protein API5, which produces MTDPSEEAAYIEKLYEYGEQLNSAKDKSQNVKDYQGIIDAAKTSVKAKQLAAQLIPKFFKFFPELSGPALDAHLDLVEAEELGVRVQAIRGLPLFCKDTPENIGKMVDILVQILGSEEFVERDAVHKALMSLLRQDVKASLTALFKHIRGSDEEPNTDDVIREKVLNFVRDKVFPIKAELLKPQEEMERHITDLIKNSLEDVTGLEFQMFMDFLKSLSLFGEKAPIERMKELIEIIEGQADLGSPFNVADAGHTDHIDRVISCLLMALPVVIRGASSSKFINFINSYIIPVFDQLPGKRKGDLLRNLAEFSPFTTPQDSRQLLPSIVQLLKKNMTWKKTGEEMNFTYVECLLYTFHHLAHKVPNATNSLCGYKIVTGQPSDRLGEDFSEHYSDFTERLKNVEEFARATIKKLTQGMAEDNKAMANAKTDEEKEIIKTKKQNATNGLRICNNVLTMTKPLHAKSPSFIGDKRINLSWKEAPKSTSTTVQAVGAKRPATAGNGSNNIALKKGRGSGSVQNQLVNRAIGGLSGGGRGRVSGGGRFGTRGRGWGGRGRGSGRGRGRGYW; this is translated from the exons CCCTTCCGAAGAAGCTGCTTACATCGAGAAGCTCTACGAATACGGCGAGCAACTCAACAGCGCCAAAGACAAATCTCAG AACGTCAAGGATTACCAGGGAATCATAGATGCAGCTAAGACTAGTGTTAAGGCGAAACAGCTCGCAGCACAGCTCATTCCTAAGTTCTTCAAGTTCTTCCCTGAACTATCTGGTCCTGCACTCGATGCTCATCTTGATTTGGTTGAGGCCGAAGAACTTGGG GTTCGGGTGCAAGCGATAAGAGGACTGCCTCTTTTCTGCAAGGATACACCTGAGAATATTGGGAAAATGGTTGATATTCTTGTGCAAATTCTTGGGTCTG AGGAATTTGTGGAGCGTGATGCTGTGCATAAGGCTCTTATGTCTCTGCTGAGGCAGGATGTGAAAG CTTCTTTGACAGCTTTGTTTAAGCACATTCGTGGCAGTGATGAAGAGCCAAATACAGATGATGTTATTCGTGAAAAGGTTTTAAACTTTGTTAGAGATAAG GTCTTCCCTATTAAAGCTGAACTGTTGAAGCCCCAAGAGGAAATGGAAAGACACATAACCGATCTAATAAAAAAT AGTTTAGAAGATGTAACGGGTTTAGAATTTCAAATGTTTATGGATTTCTTGAAAAGTTTGAGCCTATTTGGAGAAAAGGCTCCAATTGAGCGGATGAAAGAGCTGATTGAAATCATTGAAGGACAAGCGGATTTAGGTTCACCGTTCAAT GTTGCTGATGCAGGCCATACAGATCATATTGATAGGGTGATATCATGCCTTCTCATGGCACTTCCAGTTGTCATA AGGGGTGCATCTAGCAGCAAATTTATCAACTTCATAAACAGTTATATAATTCCTGTTTTTGACCAG CTTCCTGGAAAACGGAAAGGAGATTTGCTCAGAAACCTTGCAGAGTTCTCACCTTTCACAACGCCACAAGATTCACGGCAATTGCTTCCTTCTATTGTTCAGTTGCTGAAG AAAAACATGACTTGGAAGAAGACCGGAGAAGAGATGAATTTTACATATGTTGAGTGCTTGTTGTACACATTTCATCACCTTGCTCACAAG GTTCCTAATGCCACCAATAGTTTATGTGGTTACAAAATTGTTACTGGTCAGCCATCTGATAGGCTTGGAGAAGACTTTTCAGAGCATTATTCTGATTTTACTGAAAG ATTGAAAAATGTTGAGGAGTTCGCCCGGGCTACAATCAAGAAATTAACTCAAGGAATGGCTGAAGACAACAAAGCTATGGCAAATGCTAAAACTGATGAAGAAAAGGAAATAATT AAAACTAAAAAACAGAACGCTACAAATGGGTTGCGTATCTGCAATAATGTTTTGACGATGACGAAG CCGTTGCACGCCAAATCACCTTCTTTTATTGGAGATAAGAGAATCAACCTTTCATGGAAAGAAGCACCCAAATCCACATCAACTACCGTACAAGCTGTTGG AGCAAAACGGCCTGCTACCGCGGGCAATGGATCCAACAATATTGCATTGAAGAAGGGCCGAGGTTCTGGTAGTGTGCAAAACCAACTTGTCAATAGAGCAATAGGTGGATTATCTGGTGGAGGAAGAGGCAGAGTATCTGGCGGAGGGAGGTTTGGAACTAGGGGCCGAGGTTGGGGTGGTCGTGGAAGAGGAAGTGGAAGAGGTAGAGGTAGAGGGTATTGGTGA